The genomic window aataatgagacgatttataacacaaaaaaagaaaacattgaatAACCAAATGCATCACAAACTATTGTCAACAAGTCAAAttaacatgttttaatttttttttatttttagctgaTCTCAGCATGTGGTATAAGATATGCTATATTTTCACGATACCAACAATTATAACTCTTGGATATTATGCTTTGGTGGTTAATCCAGAGGAGGAATCAAGACCAGAGTTTATACCCTATGACCATCTTAGAATTAGAACAAGGGTAGGTACTATTTGTCTCTTTCGTTGCAGGTTTCATCcaaccttgacctaatttttgtGGTTCATTAGCATGGTCAATGTGCATGTTAAGTTTGTGTGTTTTTGGTCGgtttttcaattaaaatgcaATTGGCCTGACatttcaactatatttggtgtatttgtcaaaatttatctgtccttgacctcataATGATCAATGATGatagacatttttaaaaaatgttataagtAAAGCTTTTAGTAAAATCTTTATCTGTACTACTTTCACAAAATGTTTATTGAGATGgggacaaatgaaaaaaatatatatgatacaacatgtaaatacaacaacaaacaacaaccgcTGAATCATGTGAATTACACATGGGTTCTGTTCACTTACATCATAAATTTGGAACAGACACATGCATTACTGAACCTTGCAGGGTTGGTTTGTATAAgattttgaattaaacttttcaaCTAATTTGGTCTCAagatcactaaagagacattggTAGACATGTAAAACACATGGAAAAGTATAAATATTGGTTCTGTTTACATGatttaatgtaaatatttgtgtttttcagATTTTCCCATATCATGATGGTAAGAGGAACATGATGTATAACCCTGAAGTGAATGCTTTACAAGATGGCTACGAGTCACCATCAACTCATGGAAGTccatattaaaaataaacattatgttTGTGATACACAAAAAGAACTTTTCAACAGAAATTTGAACTTTAGTTTTGTATATGTTTCTGTATTGAGGTTGATAGACCATTAAATGAAATACTTTATACAGTTGTTCACTGTCATTGCTAGAACTAAGATAGCTAAAGCATTGTAGTTTAATCTAGTAATTCTACTATAAACAGTTCATTTCACGACTGGTACAATGACAAATCTGTGACTTGTTGTTTTGCTCTTGTTGTGTCTTTATTAGGTTGTGAAGATTTTAATGCCCCCATTGGGTGAAGGGGACATAACATTTTACCTTTCTCCTTCTGTACATCCAAAAATTTGTGTCCGTCCCTTTACTTTagattgcctcaaccaaatggaACGAAAAgtacacacaatgcttattaccacgaAACACAGATCTTGCATGCAATTTGGTGGGATCACTTTTGCCATTctggagttatgcccctttaccaAAAAAAAGGTGctattttttgtttccgttctctaaatttagtttgcctcaaccaaatgctatgaaagttatacacaatgctcattaccttaaaacacagattttttttttgcggCATCACTTTTACCATTTTAGAGTTGTGCGGCTTATGCcccttttacaaatgaaaaacaatgccaattttttattgtttctgttctataacttaagtttgcctcaattcaacatttttgaaatgtatacacaatgctaattacaaCAAAACTCAAATCCTGTACAAATTTAGGTAGTCACTACCAGTGTAACATATACAGTGAATGAATtgtgtccctttataacattatatgtaagctggggcatcatctgtgtcccatgaacAAATTcccaatttatttaaaaatataactttaCTGATTATCTTCCTCTAAGTTTCCAagaataaattcattttaatattaaagaCATTTGAACACACACAAATAGTATGCAAGAAACATAAATATAATGGACTCTTAAAAGGGGGGATTCTGAAGACAGTACAGAAATCAATAGCAAAAAGATAGTTGTCGTGACTGGAATGAGTGCAGAAATGGGGCAGTCCACTtaatttttaacagaaaaatGTCTAATCCCAAGAAAATATGTATTCCAACAGGAAAATCATATAACTTGAACATAAGTGTTGAGTAATCTTGATTCCATCCAATTTCATTGATAATATGTGCTCTGGAACTTACAGACCAGAAAGGTTATGTTTTTCAAGCCATGAAAGGTAAGAAATTGGGCATCAAAAACAGTTTAAAACTGTTTCAGACAACAATGCAGTATTCTAAATAATGAGCGACACAAGACTACAAAAACAGACTAAATGTGTTCACATAACTTGATTCAGTGGTCAAACAagtaattgttttacattgtcatatcagggccttttatagctgactatgcagtataaaCTTTGCTTGTTGAAGGtttacggtgacctttagttgttaatatatgtgtcattttggtctcttgtggacagttgtctcattggcaatcataccacatcttttttatatataagatatctaaacATGAAGGGTGAAAACCAATAAAACTAGACAAGGTGATGCACTAATATGTaaatgtattataacaaagtCAATGAAAGATTTTCTACAATATATTATTGTGTCTTAGAGACACAAACAATTCCAATGCAGATGCAAATTTTACAATGGGAGCAAATAGGTCTATTGAGTTATCCAGAAACTAATGCACCTCTCATACTCTAAAAAGTTTGATCATTTACCAAAAGggcaaataacaataaaaattaaaaccgTGACCACATACACATCTCTAATATATGTAATAACAGTCAacaaagtgaaaacttcctagcatACAAACTAGTAGTAGTTATCTGGAATAACTTCACACCCATAATGGGACGGACAGGAATTAAACACCATGCCCTAAACTTTCAGTTGCAGGGGCTTAATAATGACATATATGTAcctaaaataaggagatgtggtatcgTTATCGATGACTGTCCAAAACGACGTAGATTTATTTTTTGACATACTCCCCTGATAacaaccaataaaattgagaatggaaatggggaatgtgtcaaagagacaacaacccgaccataggacagacaacagtcgaaggccaccaatgagtcttcaatgcagAAACTCCCGCCCGAAGGAGCccttcagcttgccccttaacaaatatatcactagttcagtgataatgaacgtcatactaaactccaaattatacaccaggaactaaaatcaaaaatcctacaagacttacaaaggccagaggcttttGGCCTGGGACAGCTAAAAATGCAGAGGGACTAAAcatgcataggcggatccagggggcccttTCGTggaaaaaggagtaggtccagtaagggaCGATTTTGGCCTCACATTTCAGTTTCATCAAACGATTTTGAACGCTTTTCAAACACTTTTtaaaagtgtctatttcagttgattcaattcgtttatgtgaaagatttaaactaatttactcattaaaaacgctccgattca from Mytilus galloprovincialis chromosome 5, xbMytGall1.hap1.1, whole genome shotgun sequence includes these protein-coding regions:
- the LOC143074661 gene encoding cytochrome c oxidase subunit 6A1, mitochondrial-like, coding for MWYKICYIFTIPTIITLGYYALVVNPEEESRPEFIPYDHLRIRTRIFPYHDGKRNMMYNPEVNALQDGYESPSTHGSPY